The following are encoded together in the Corallococcus silvisoli genome:
- a CDS encoding GNAT family N-acetyltransferase, which produces MAAPDLKTVELTPAHWPDLEKLFGPNGACGGCWCMYWRIPEGERYDDVRGPEAKRRFKALVASGEAKGVLAYADGAPVGWATFGPRRSFSRLDRAPSFQCDDANAVASVPCFFIHRNWRGQGVATALLAAVETALRREGARTLEAYPVKPPRGAARISNGMAYTGTLSFFLKRGYVHVGDRPAGKQRVRKPLKPPRGK; this is translated from the coding sequence ATGGCCGCTCCCGACCTGAAGACCGTCGAACTCACCCCGGCGCACTGGCCGGACCTCGAGAAGCTCTTCGGCCCCAACGGCGCCTGTGGCGGCTGCTGGTGCATGTACTGGCGCATCCCGGAGGGCGAACGCTACGACGACGTGCGCGGCCCGGAGGCGAAGCGCCGCTTCAAGGCCCTCGTCGCCAGCGGCGAGGCGAAGGGCGTCCTCGCCTACGCGGACGGAGCGCCGGTGGGCTGGGCCACCTTCGGCCCGCGTCGCTCCTTCTCGCGCCTGGACCGGGCCCCCAGCTTCCAGTGCGATGACGCGAACGCCGTCGCCTCCGTGCCCTGCTTCTTCATCCACCGGAACTGGCGCGGCCAGGGCGTGGCCACCGCGCTGCTCGCCGCCGTGGAGACCGCGCTGCGCCGCGAAGGCGCGCGCACCCTGGAGGCCTACCCGGTGAAGCCGCCCCGGGGCGCCGCGCGCATCTCCAACGGCATGGCCTACACGGGCACGCTCTCCTTCTTCCTCAAGCGCGGCTACGTCCACGTCGGGGACCGGCCCGCGGGCAAGCAGCGCGTGCGCAAGCCGCTGAAGCCCCCGCGCGGGAAGTGA
- a CDS encoding DUF2378 family protein translates to MSEQRKEVVGLEPAVAQDLDKRLALATPDDTARGMFFNGALNAVRILGGDAAVEKCLAASSEKKFVDFFNYPVSGFLKLSFAGAQLMGPQLGGFDAMLRKMGTQATTDFLSSAAGKTLLLLAGDSPKRLVSNLPTGYRAAVSYGERSVEWQGDRAGRLLMKRDFMPPAYHEGVLQAVIEALGARGVQVKGRQTGTVDTEYALSWQ, encoded by the coding sequence ATGAGTGAGCAGCGCAAGGAAGTGGTCGGCTTGGAGCCGGCCGTGGCCCAGGACCTGGACAAACGCCTGGCCTTGGCGACTCCGGATGACACGGCCCGAGGCATGTTCTTCAACGGCGCGCTGAACGCGGTGCGCATCCTGGGCGGTGACGCGGCCGTGGAGAAGTGTCTGGCGGCGTCCTCGGAGAAGAAGTTCGTCGACTTCTTCAACTACCCGGTGTCGGGCTTCCTGAAGCTGTCGTTCGCGGGAGCGCAGCTGATGGGGCCGCAGCTGGGCGGCTTCGACGCGATGTTGCGCAAGATGGGCACGCAGGCCACCACGGACTTCCTGTCGTCGGCCGCGGGCAAGACGCTGCTGCTGCTCGCGGGCGACAGCCCGAAGCGGCTGGTGTCGAACCTGCCCACGGGCTACCGCGCGGCGGTGAGCTATGGCGAGCGCAGCGTGGAGTGGCAGGGCGACCGCGCGGGCCGGCTGCTGATGAAGCGCGACTTCATGCCGCCCGCGTACCACGAGGGCGTGCTCCAGGCGGTCATCGAGGCGCTGGGCGCCCGGGGCGTGCAGGTGAAGGGCCGTCAGACCGGAACGGTGGACACGGAGTACGCGCTGTCCTGGCAGTGA
- a CDS encoding 3-oxoacyl-ACP synthase III family protein, whose amino-acid sequence MTERVCVVGAGSFVPARTISNERIARAIPGWSAERIEEKIGIRERRFLWDFDDETGRAIPPPDDVLGRFYPATNTDMCELSLRQALSRGGVDAKELDALFVVTCTPDAPHFNHDAMALHERLGLREDAFALVVDDGCGGTPYVLDLVRKMMEGGRFRTVAVVASAFTSPLLNREVYTDELPPTPGRPKALNAYLSMYVFGDGAGAVVLRRQEGDEAGPGILSSFSGNAYAELVTRRGGGMLKLPYQPGRTRPSDMAFVVDGFKVARSYPEYMQKCLDTVLTTPELRAQVKRYYFHQPNKRVMDSFVTRAGLPKEAVACNVDRIGNTSAAGMLILLADDLEHGRVALGSGDLVVVAAVGANVHYGAQLVRL is encoded by the coding sequence ATGACCGAACGGGTTTGTGTGGTGGGCGCGGGTTCCTTCGTCCCAGCGCGGACCATCAGCAACGAGCGGATCGCACGGGCCATCCCCGGTTGGTCCGCGGAGCGCATCGAGGAGAAGATTGGCATCCGGGAGCGCCGCTTCCTCTGGGACTTCGACGACGAGACGGGCCGGGCCATCCCCCCGCCGGACGACGTGCTGGGCCGCTTCTACCCGGCGACGAACACGGACATGTGTGAGCTGTCGCTGCGCCAGGCGCTGTCGCGCGGCGGGGTGGACGCGAAGGAGCTGGACGCGCTGTTCGTGGTGACGTGCACCCCGGACGCGCCGCACTTCAACCACGACGCCATGGCGCTGCATGAGCGGCTGGGCCTGCGCGAGGACGCGTTCGCGCTGGTGGTGGACGACGGCTGCGGCGGCACGCCCTACGTGCTGGACCTGGTGCGCAAGATGATGGAGGGCGGCCGCTTCCGCACGGTGGCGGTGGTGGCCTCGGCGTTCACCTCGCCGCTGCTCAACCGGGAGGTCTACACGGACGAGCTCCCGCCCACGCCGGGCCGCCCCAAGGCGCTCAATGCCTACCTGTCCATGTATGTCTTCGGGGATGGCGCGGGCGCGGTGGTGCTGCGTCGCCAGGAGGGCGACGAAGCCGGCCCGGGCATCCTCTCCTCCTTCTCCGGCAACGCATACGCGGAGCTGGTGACGCGCCGGGGGGGCGGCATGCTGAAGCTGCCCTACCAGCCAGGTCGCACGCGCCCATCCGACATGGCCTTCGTGGTGGATGGCTTCAAGGTGGCGCGCAGCTACCCGGAGTACATGCAGAAGTGCCTGGACACGGTGCTCACGACGCCCGAGCTGCGCGCGCAGGTGAAGCGCTACTACTTCCACCAGCCCAACAAGCGGGTGATGGATTCATTCGTGACCCGCGCGGGTCTTCCGAAGGAGGCCGTGGCCTGCAACGTGGATCGCATTGGCAATACGTCCGCGGCGGGAATGCTGATTCTGCTGGCGGACGATTTGGAGCACGGGCGCGTGGCGCTCGGCAGTGGGGACCTGGTGGTGGTGGCGGCGGTGGGCGCCAACGTTCATTATGGCGCCCAGCTCGTGCGGCTGTAG
- a CDS encoding pseudouridine synthase family protein → MTPGLYLTHKPVGPTSFSVVRAFQEEALETRPGRRTALCHGGTLDPFAEGLLLMLVGPATHLFEHLHAAPKVYEARVEWGTEMDTGDLLGRPVHQGDASALTPERLDEALRPFLGWTEQVPPATSAKKLGGEPAYRKAHRGEPVDLPPSRVYLHAARWLAHDLPRASVLELTCRGGYYVRSLARDLGRALGCGAHLSALKRTAIGPWRDPGPGRRVELHGRDLLPWASTRALTDQDVGALRQGQSIAGVPLQPPDWRPPPGFPEPQAPVRGFHQGRLTFLLTARDGALWPETELRGGV, encoded by the coding sequence ATGACACCCGGCCTCTACCTGACGCACAAGCCCGTGGGCCCCACCAGCTTCTCCGTGGTGCGCGCCTTCCAGGAGGAGGCGCTGGAGACGCGGCCGGGGCGCCGCACGGCGCTGTGCCACGGCGGCACGTTGGACCCCTTCGCGGAAGGGCTGCTGCTCATGCTGGTGGGCCCGGCCACGCACCTGTTCGAGCACCTGCACGCCGCGCCCAAGGTCTACGAGGCCCGCGTGGAGTGGGGCACGGAGATGGACACGGGCGACCTGCTCGGCCGCCCCGTGCACCAGGGGGACGCGTCCGCGCTCACGCCCGAGCGCCTGGATGAGGCGCTGCGCCCGTTCCTCGGGTGGACGGAGCAGGTGCCGCCCGCCACCAGCGCGAAGAAGCTCGGCGGCGAGCCCGCCTACCGCAAGGCCCACCGGGGCGAGCCCGTGGACCTGCCCCCGTCGCGCGTCTATCTGCACGCCGCGCGCTGGCTCGCGCACGACCTGCCCCGCGCCAGCGTCCTGGAGCTCACCTGCCGGGGCGGCTACTACGTGCGGTCGCTGGCCCGGGACCTGGGGCGGGCGCTCGGCTGTGGCGCGCACCTCTCCGCGTTGAAGCGCACGGCCATCGGACCGTGGAGGGACCCGGGCCCCGGCCGCCGCGTGGAGCTGCACGGCCGCGACCTGCTCCCCTGGGCCTCCACCCGCGCGCTCACCGACCAGGACGTGGGGGCCCTGCGTCAGGGCCAGTCCATCGCTGGCGTGCCCCTCCAGCCCCCGGACTGGCGCCCACCGCCGGGCTTCCCGGAGCCACAGGCGCCGGTGCGAGGCTTCCACCAGGGGCGGTTGACCTTCCTGCTCACCGCGCGCGACGGCGCCCTGTGGCCCGAGACGGAGCTGCGCGGCGGCGTCTAG
- a CDS encoding AAA family ATPase produces the protein MPLTRLDIAGYRSVRQLHLELGPVTVVVGPNGSGKTNLYRALYLLATAADGRLARTLADEGGTPSVMWAGPRDGKKPVRLRVTVDLDDLTYELQCGVVPGPPPPTMFLLDPEVKEEHLWAHSGGRRVVLMERKDRTAFLRDSSGTRVAFPTELWSSESVMDQLAEPHRFPRLAEVRRTLGAWRFYHHFRTDPDALPRHPQVGVRTPVLASDGRDLAAALQTIWEVGDERALEQGLDDAFPGARLEVREDQGRFSLFLHMPGLLRPMAAAELSDGMLRYLCLLAALLSPRPPPFLALNEPETSLHPELLEPLGRLIVRASEYSQVWVTTHAEPLARVIADGAGISPVHLEKQQGATTVRRNRDDE, from the coding sequence ATGCCCCTGACGCGTCTGGACATCGCTGGGTACCGCTCCGTGCGCCAGCTCCACCTGGAGCTGGGCCCCGTGACCGTGGTGGTGGGGCCCAACGGCAGCGGCAAGACGAACCTGTACCGCGCGCTGTACCTGCTCGCGACTGCGGCGGACGGGCGGCTGGCGCGCACGCTGGCGGACGAGGGCGGCACGCCGAGCGTGATGTGGGCCGGCCCGCGCGACGGCAAGAAGCCGGTGCGGCTGCGCGTGACGGTGGACCTGGACGACCTCACCTACGAGCTGCAATGCGGCGTGGTGCCCGGGCCTCCGCCGCCCACGATGTTCCTGTTGGATCCGGAGGTGAAGGAAGAGCACCTCTGGGCGCACTCGGGGGGCCGGCGCGTGGTGCTGATGGAGCGCAAGGACCGCACGGCCTTCCTGCGTGACTCGAGCGGGACGCGCGTGGCGTTCCCCACGGAGCTGTGGTCGTCGGAGTCGGTGATGGATCAGCTCGCGGAGCCGCACCGCTTCCCCCGGCTGGCGGAGGTGCGGCGCACGCTGGGCGCGTGGCGCTTCTACCACCACTTCCGCACGGATCCGGACGCGCTGCCCCGGCACCCGCAGGTGGGCGTGCGCACGCCGGTGCTCGCGTCCGACGGTCGCGACCTCGCGGCGGCGCTCCAGACCATCTGGGAGGTGGGGGACGAGCGCGCCCTGGAGCAGGGCCTCGACGACGCCTTCCCGGGCGCGCGGCTGGAGGTGCGCGAGGACCAGGGCCGCTTCAGCCTGTTCCTGCACATGCCCGGCCTGCTCCGGCCCATGGCGGCGGCGGAGCTGTCGGACGGGATGCTGCGCTACCTGTGCCTGCTGGCGGCGCTGCTCAGTCCCCGGCCGCCCCCGTTCCTCGCGCTGAACGAGCCGGAGACCAGCCTGCACCCGGAGCTGCTGGAGCCGCTGGGCCGGCTCATCGTGCGAGCGTCGGAGTACAGCCAGGTCTGGGTGACGACGCACGCGGAGCCCCTGGCGCGCGTCATCGCGGACGGCGCCGGCATCTCGCCCGTGCACCTGGAGAAGCAGCAGGGCGCGACGACGGTGCGGCGGAACAGGGACGACGAATGA
- a CDS encoding AAA family ATPase, protein MTPVPTPVRFRGTDSYLTSEGLQAAVNCALTLQRPLLVKGEPGTGKTLLAEAIAQGLGLKLLTWHVKSTTRAQDGLYVYDTVQRLYDSRFGDGDVRDIRRYIRMGPLGEAFAAPERVVLLIDEVDKADLEFPNDLLHELDRMRFRISETNDEVVAQHRPVVLITSNNEKELPDAFLRRCVFHFIDFPERELMQRIVEVHHPGLDAALAEQALKVFYELRAMTRLRKRPSTSELIDWISVLKANGVMELKLEEQLPFLGALLKKEQDLVAVAEAFGRGRRTRA, encoded by the coding sequence ATGACTCCGGTTCCCACTCCCGTCCGCTTCCGCGGCACCGACTCCTACCTCACGAGCGAGGGCCTGCAGGCCGCCGTCAACTGTGCCCTCACGCTCCAGCGCCCCCTGCTGGTCAAGGGCGAGCCCGGCACCGGCAAGACGCTGCTGGCGGAGGCCATTGCCCAGGGGCTGGGATTGAAGCTGCTCACCTGGCACGTGAAGAGCACCACGCGGGCCCAGGATGGGTTGTATGTCTACGACACCGTGCAGCGTTTGTATGACTCGCGCTTCGGCGACGGGGACGTGCGCGACATCCGGCGATACATCCGCATGGGGCCGCTGGGAGAGGCCTTCGCCGCCCCCGAGCGCGTGGTGTTGCTCATCGACGAGGTGGACAAGGCGGACCTGGAGTTCCCCAACGACCTGCTCCACGAGCTGGACCGGATGCGCTTCCGCATCTCCGAGACGAACGACGAGGTCGTGGCCCAGCACCGCCCCGTGGTCCTCATCACCAGCAACAACGAGAAGGAGCTGCCGGACGCGTTCCTGCGCCGGTGCGTGTTCCACTTCATCGACTTCCCGGAGCGCGAGCTCATGCAGCGCATCGTGGAGGTCCACCACCCGGGGCTGGACGCGGCGCTGGCGGAGCAGGCGCTCAAGGTCTTCTACGAGCTGCGCGCGATGACCCGCCTGCGCAAGCGGCCCTCCACCAGCGAGCTCATCGACTGGATCTCCGTGCTCAAGGCCAACGGCGTGATGGAGTTGAAGCTGGAGGAGCAGCTGCCGTTCCTGGGCGCGCTGCTCAAGAAGGAGCAGGACCTGGTGGCGGTGGCCGAGGCGTTCGGACGCGGCCGGCGGACCCGCGCGTAA
- a CDS encoding nuclear transport factor 2 family protein has protein sequence MHPHSQLITDFYSAFQRRDADGMAACYHPDVEFNDEVFQGLRYAGATSMWRMLLERGRDLELTFSDVQADDRAGRAHWDARYTFSQTGRKVLNRIDASFEFADGKIIRHHDRFPFWTWSRQALGPVGLVLGWTPLLHNKVRAQGAAGLRKYMRERGIQGP, from the coding sequence ATGCACCCGCACTCCCAGCTCATCACCGACTTCTATTCGGCCTTCCAGCGGCGCGACGCGGACGGCATGGCCGCCTGCTACCACCCGGACGTGGAGTTCAACGACGAGGTGTTCCAGGGACTGCGCTACGCGGGCGCCACCTCCATGTGGCGCATGCTGCTGGAGCGCGGCCGCGACCTGGAGCTCACCTTCAGCGACGTCCAGGCCGACGACCGCGCCGGCCGCGCGCACTGGGATGCGCGCTACACCTTCAGCCAGACGGGCCGGAAGGTGCTCAACCGCATCGACGCGTCCTTCGAGTTCGCCGACGGCAAGATCATCCGCCACCACGACCGGTTCCCCTTCTGGACGTGGTCGCGGCAGGCGCTGGGGCCCGTGGGACTGGTGCTCGGGTGGACGCCGCTGCTGCACAACAAGGTGCGCGCCCAGGGCGCCGCGGGCCTGCGCAAGTACATGCGCGAGCGCGGCATCCAGGGCCCCTGA
- a CDS encoding vegetative protein produces the protein MAKGLDALDALRDVTYRLAPLSSRLGSVAGVRTPTLAPEPVARRRPGRPPSAKAAPAAKAAPVKGAGKAAPAKGAAAKAAPVKGAAKAAPAKGPGRPAARAAAAEGSQACAVIGCKRQSRSKGYCSAHYQKLRLLIRTGRRPDAWVDGARPQSVQDVTLPRGRAGSQALKEVAKPAAPAAPPKAKAWVRKKGSSGGMVSLT, from the coding sequence ATGGCCAAGGGTCTGGATGCGCTGGATGCCCTTCGCGACGTGACCTACCGCCTGGCGCCGCTGTCCAGCCGCCTGGGCTCCGTCGCTGGCGTGCGCACGCCCACGCTGGCGCCCGAGCCCGTCGCGCGCCGCCGTCCGGGCCGCCCGCCGTCCGCGAAGGCCGCGCCCGCCGCGAAGGCCGCGCCGGTGAAGGGCGCCGGGAAGGCCGCGCCCGCGAAGGGTGCCGCCGCGAAGGCCGCGCCGGTGAAGGGCGCCGCGAAGGCCGCGCCCGCGAAGGGTCCGGGACGTCCGGCCGCGCGTGCGGCCGCCGCGGAAGGCAGCCAGGCCTGCGCCGTCATCGGGTGCAAGCGCCAGAGCCGCTCCAAGGGCTACTGCTCGGCGCACTACCAGAAGCTGCGCCTGCTCATCCGCACGGGCCGCCGTCCGGACGCGTGGGTGGATGGCGCCCGGCCGCAGTCGGTCCAGGACGTGACGCTCCCGCGCGGCCGCGCGGGAAGCCAGGCGCTGAAGGAAGTGGCGAAGCCCGCCGCTCCCGCCGCGCCGCCCAAGGCCAAGGCCTGGGTGCGCAAGAAGGGCTCCAGTGGCGGCATGGTGTCCCTGACCTGA
- the def gene encoding peptide deformylase, whose amino-acid sequence MARDIVIWPHKVLTTTTQPVTDFGPALETLLQEMAASMAEAKGIGIAANQVGVPLRVAIVGREDGTQFEIVNPQLLSKEGSVKLEEGCLSVPDVWEKCPRVERVKVRYQDRTAQWHELEAEGRLAHVLQHEIDHLDGHVFVDHLSSLKRTLILDRMRKLQKSLARRKDEAPESGPEGKGSKRS is encoded by the coding sequence ATGGCTCGCGACATCGTCATCTGGCCCCACAAGGTTCTCACCACGACCACCCAGCCCGTGACCGACTTTGGCCCGGCGCTCGAAACGCTCCTCCAGGAGATGGCGGCGTCCATGGCGGAGGCCAAGGGCATCGGCATCGCCGCCAACCAGGTCGGCGTGCCCCTGCGGGTGGCCATCGTCGGCAGGGAGGACGGCACCCAGTTCGAAATCGTGAACCCCCAGCTGCTATCCAAGGAGGGGAGCGTGAAGCTGGAGGAGGGCTGCCTGTCCGTGCCGGACGTGTGGGAGAAGTGCCCCCGCGTCGAGCGCGTGAAGGTCCGCTACCAGGACAGGACGGCCCAGTGGCACGAACTGGAGGCGGAAGGGCGGCTCGCGCACGTCCTCCAGCACGAAATCGACCACCTGGATGGCCACGTCTTCGTGGACCACCTCTCCAGCCTGAAGCGGACGCTCATCCTGGACCGCATGCGCAAGCTGCAGAAGTCGCTCGCGCGCCGGAAGGACGAGGCGCCGGAATCAGGCCCGGAGGGGAAGGGCTCGAAGCGCTCCTAG
- a CDS encoding vWA domain-containing protein, whose amino-acid sequence MFLPFFYELRKRGVKVGAQEALALAGALKAGLHDSSLDGFYHVARALLVHSETQLDAFDQAFLAHFQGVASDALKLTEELLSWLEEAKERTDLSPEELALLEQWDPEELRKQLEQRLKEQTERHDGGTRWVGTGGASAFGNSGMARQGVRIGGTGGRQGQALWQAGARKYAGYRDDVVLDTRQLAVALRKLRAFAREGAAEELDVDESISATAKNAGELEVVTRPPRRPNTRVVLCMDVGGSMDPYAHLVSRLFSVASQATHFKELRTYYFHNCVYGKLYATPQLTGGITVPELTAQVGRHHKLVMVGDASMAPYELGIRTDANGQYRQEGLDGLTWMMQLAQHFERNVWLNPEPRGSWRTGTIATLATVFPMFTLTVEGLGEAVNHLTRGRTPRGAMARR is encoded by the coding sequence ATGTTCCTGCCGTTCTTCTATGAGCTGCGAAAGCGCGGGGTGAAGGTGGGCGCGCAGGAGGCGCTCGCCCTGGCCGGCGCGCTGAAGGCCGGACTGCATGACAGCAGCCTGGATGGCTTCTACCACGTGGCGCGCGCGCTCCTGGTGCACTCGGAGACGCAGCTGGATGCGTTCGACCAGGCGTTCCTCGCGCACTTCCAGGGCGTCGCATCCGACGCGCTCAAGCTCACCGAGGAGCTGTTGTCCTGGCTGGAGGAGGCGAAGGAGCGCACGGACCTGAGCCCGGAGGAGCTGGCGCTCCTGGAGCAGTGGGACCCCGAGGAGTTGCGAAAGCAACTGGAGCAGCGGTTGAAGGAGCAGACCGAGCGCCACGACGGCGGCACGCGCTGGGTGGGCACGGGCGGCGCGTCTGCCTTTGGCAACAGCGGCATGGCGCGGCAGGGCGTGCGCATTGGCGGCACGGGCGGACGACAGGGTCAGGCGCTGTGGCAGGCCGGCGCGCGCAAGTACGCGGGCTACCGCGACGACGTGGTGCTGGACACGCGGCAGCTGGCGGTGGCGCTGCGCAAGCTGCGGGCCTTCGCGCGCGAGGGCGCCGCGGAGGAGCTGGACGTGGACGAGAGCATCTCCGCCACCGCGAAGAACGCGGGCGAGCTGGAGGTGGTGACGCGTCCGCCGCGCCGGCCCAACACGCGCGTGGTGCTGTGCATGGACGTGGGCGGCTCCATGGACCCGTACGCGCACCTGGTGAGCCGGCTGTTCAGCGTCGCCAGCCAGGCCACGCACTTCAAGGAGCTGCGCACCTACTACTTCCACAACTGCGTCTACGGGAAGCTCTACGCCACGCCCCAGCTCACCGGTGGCATCACCGTGCCGGAGCTCACCGCGCAGGTGGGGCGGCACCACAAGCTGGTGATGGTGGGCGATGCGTCCATGGCCCCGTACGAGCTGGGCATCCGCACGGATGCCAACGGCCAGTACCGGCAGGAGGGGCTGGACGGGCTCACGTGGATGATGCAGCTGGCGCAGCACTTCGAGCGCAATGTGTGGCTCAACCCGGAGCCGCGCGGGTCGTGGCGGACGGGCACCATCGCGACCCTCGCGACGGTGTTCCCCATGTTCACCCTCACCGTGGAGGGGCTGGGTGAGGCGGTGAACCACCTCACCCGGGGCAGGACACCCCGCGGGGCGATGGCTCGGCGGTAA
- the tkt gene encoding transketolase yields the protein MTTEKIDTQAINTIRTLSIDAVEKAHSGHPGAPMALAPVAYQLWQQELRYDPAQPLWPDRDRFILSNGHASMLLYSLLHLAGVKRVGKDEQVTDVPAVSLEDIQKFRQLDSATPGHPEYRWTTGVETTTGPLGQGVANSVGMAIASKWQAGHFNQPGFELFTHDVYALCGDGDMMEGVASEAASLAGHLQLPNLCWIYDSNHISIDGSTDLAFTEDVGRRFEGYGWRVLHVTDANDLEALSKAYRSFKEQRGKPTLIIVNSFIGFGSPKKQGSASAHGEPLGADEIKGTKKNYGWPEDSQFLVPDGVRERFQERLGARGKGLREAWDASFAAYREKHPALAHELERMLKRELPEGWDKELPVFPADAKGMATRESGGKVLNALAKNYPWLVGGSADLNPSTKTYLSASTSMKPGEYAGRNIHFGVREHAMGSIVNGLNLSHVRAYGATFLIFSDYERPAMRLSSLMELPAIHIFTHDSIGLGEDGPTHQPVEQLASLRAVPGNVVMRPGDANEVTEAWRYIAQQQHHPVVLVLSRQPVPTLDRTKFAPASGVAQGAYTLLEAEGGTPDVILIGTGTEVALVVEAAEKLKAEGVKARVVSMPSWELFEQQPQEYQDRVLPPSVKARVAVEKGAAFGWERWVGLAGSVIGMRSFGASAPIKALQQKFGFTVENVVKEAQATIAKAKKY from the coding sequence ATGACGACCGAGAAGATCGATACCCAGGCAATCAACACCATCCGCACGCTGTCCATCGACGCGGTGGAGAAGGCCCACTCGGGCCACCCGGGCGCGCCCATGGCGCTGGCTCCCGTGGCCTACCAGCTGTGGCAGCAGGAGCTGCGGTACGACCCGGCCCAGCCCCTGTGGCCGGACCGCGACCGCTTCATCCTCTCCAACGGCCACGCGTCCATGCTGCTCTACAGCCTGCTGCACCTGGCGGGCGTGAAGCGCGTGGGCAAGGACGAGCAGGTCACGGACGTCCCCGCCGTGTCGCTGGAGGACATCCAGAAGTTCCGTCAGCTGGACTCGGCCACGCCGGGCCACCCGGAGTACCGCTGGACCACCGGCGTGGAGACCACCACCGGCCCCCTGGGCCAGGGCGTCGCCAACAGCGTGGGCATGGCCATCGCCAGCAAGTGGCAGGCGGGCCACTTCAACCAGCCGGGCTTCGAGCTGTTCACCCATGACGTCTACGCCCTCTGCGGCGACGGCGACATGATGGAGGGCGTGGCGTCCGAGGCCGCGTCGCTCGCCGGCCACCTCCAGCTGCCCAACCTGTGCTGGATCTACGACAGCAACCACATCTCCATCGACGGCAGCACCGACCTGGCCTTCACCGAGGACGTGGGCCGCCGCTTCGAGGGCTACGGCTGGCGCGTGCTCCACGTCACCGACGCCAACGACCTGGAGGCCCTGTCCAAGGCCTACCGCTCCTTCAAGGAGCAGCGCGGCAAGCCCACCCTCATCATCGTCAACTCGTTCATCGGCTTCGGCTCGCCCAAGAAGCAGGGCTCCGCCAGCGCCCATGGCGAGCCGCTGGGCGCGGACGAAATCAAGGGCACGAAGAAGAACTACGGCTGGCCCGAGGACTCGCAGTTCCTGGTCCCCGACGGCGTGCGCGAGCGCTTCCAGGAGCGCCTGGGCGCCCGCGGCAAGGGCCTGCGCGAGGCGTGGGACGCGTCCTTCGCGGCCTACCGCGAGAAGCACCCCGCGCTGGCGCACGAGCTGGAGCGCATGCTCAAGCGCGAGCTGCCGGAGGGCTGGGACAAGGAGCTGCCGGTGTTCCCCGCGGACGCGAAGGGCATGGCCACCCGTGAGTCGGGCGGCAAGGTGCTCAACGCGCTGGCGAAGAACTACCCGTGGCTGGTGGGCGGCTCCGCGGACCTGAACCCGTCCACGAAGACGTACCTGTCCGCCTCCACGTCCATGAAGCCGGGCGAGTACGCGGGCCGCAACATCCACTTCGGCGTGCGCGAGCACGCGATGGGCTCCATCGTCAACGGCCTCAACCTGAGCCACGTGCGCGCGTACGGCGCCACGTTCCTCATCTTCAGTGACTACGAGCGCCCCGCCATGCGCCTGTCGTCGCTGATGGAGCTGCCGGCCATCCACATCTTCACGCACGACTCCATCGGCCTGGGCGAGGACGGCCCCACGCACCAGCCGGTGGAGCAGCTGGCGTCGCTGCGCGCGGTGCCGGGCAACGTGGTGATGCGCCCCGGTGACGCCAACGAGGTGACGGAGGCGTGGCGCTACATCGCGCAGCAGCAGCACCACCCGGTGGTGCTCGTGCTGTCGCGGCAGCCGGTGCCCACACTGGACCGCACCAAGTTCGCCCCCGCGTCCGGCGTGGCCCAGGGCGCGTACACCCTGCTGGAGGCCGAGGGCGGGACGCCGGACGTCATCCTCATCGGCACGGGCACGGAGGTCGCGCTGGTGGTGGAGGCCGCGGAGAAGCTGAAGGCCGAGGGCGTGAAGGCGCGCGTGGTGAGCATGCCGTCGTGGGAGCTGTTCGAGCAGCAGCCCCAGGAGTACCAGGACCGCGTGCTGCCCCCGTCCGTGAAGGCGCGCGTCGCGGTGGAGAAGGGCGCGGCGTTCGGCTGGGAGCGCTGGGTGGGGCTCGCGGGCAGCGTCATCGGCATGCGCAGCTTCGGCGCTTCGGCGCCCATCAAGGCGCTCCAGCAGAAGTTCGGCTTCACCGTGGAGAACGTGGTGAAGGAGGCGCAGGCCACCATCGCCAAGGCGAAGAAGTACTGA